One genomic segment of Vibrio penaeicida includes these proteins:
- a CDS encoding extracellular solute-binding protein: protein MVRKMVMALGLVLQCCVVFASDVIESDRLVGFGEAKYPVGFKHFDFVNPNAPKGGKVTYAQIGTYDSFNRYASRGDSAAASGELYDSLFYSSTDELDTSYALIAEKVRYTQDYDWMEVDIRPSAKFHDGKPITAHDVEFTFQKFMTQGVVQYRTYYKNVKSVKAISDTTARVDLNTGNKEILFSLIRNMSVLPSHYWKDKDFSEPLDTPPIGSGPYKITSYKSGQSVTYSRVEDYWGESLPVNIGRNNFDTVVYDYYRDDTVMLEAFKAGEYDYRRENISKNWATAYTGTNFDKGYIKKEEISHSIPQPMQGFVFNVQRPVFQDIRVREALTYAMDFEWMNKNLFYNQYSRTSSYFQNTDYQAKSLPDEQELKILAPFKGKVPDRIFTDVYVPPSTDGSGRIRAQMRTAFKLLKSAGWELKNKVMTNVETGETMTFELLIYSPSTERLSIPIQKNLKQMGIEMKIRTIDTTQYLKRYRDRDYDMVFAQISSGNYPNPNTQLVWHSKFLESTYNRPGLIDSTIDSLTEAIADNQDNPNKLIYLGRALDRVLQWNFLAIPTWHIGIFRVASWDKFDRPATRPAYDLGLDTWWINTDKAQKLPEKRR from the coding sequence ATGGTAAGAAAGATGGTAATGGCTTTAGGGTTGGTACTTCAGTGCTGCGTCGTGTTTGCTTCTGATGTTATCGAATCAGATAGGCTTGTTGGCTTTGGGGAAGCAAAGTACCCCGTAGGATTTAAACACTTTGACTTCGTTAACCCTAACGCTCCCAAAGGCGGGAAAGTCACCTACGCACAAATTGGCACTTACGACAGTTTTAACCGCTATGCCTCAAGGGGGGATTCCGCGGCAGCAAGTGGCGAGCTCTACGACTCCTTATTTTACTCATCGACAGATGAACTGGACACCTCCTACGCTCTGATAGCAGAAAAAGTTCGCTATACCCAAGACTACGACTGGATGGAAGTCGATATTCGCCCTTCTGCAAAGTTTCATGACGGAAAACCTATTACTGCTCATGATGTGGAATTTACCTTTCAAAAGTTCATGACACAGGGCGTTGTTCAATACAGAACGTATTACAAAAACGTCAAATCCGTGAAAGCTATCAGCGACACTACTGCGCGAGTAGATCTGAATACAGGTAACAAAGAAATCCTGTTCTCACTGATTCGTAACATGTCTGTCCTACCTTCTCATTACTGGAAGGATAAAGACTTCTCAGAACCATTAGATACACCACCGATAGGCAGCGGTCCATACAAAATAACCAGTTATAAGTCAGGGCAAAGTGTCACTTATAGCCGCGTAGAAGATTATTGGGGAGAGTCGCTCCCTGTAAACATAGGCAGAAACAACTTTGATACGGTTGTTTACGACTATTATCGCGATGACACCGTCATGCTGGAAGCGTTTAAAGCCGGTGAATACGACTATCGAAGAGAGAACATATCTAAAAACTGGGCGACCGCTTACACCGGAACCAACTTCGACAAAGGCTACATTAAAAAAGAAGAAATTTCTCACTCCATTCCACAACCCATGCAAGGCTTTGTGTTTAACGTCCAACGCCCTGTTTTTCAAGATATTCGAGTTCGAGAAGCTCTAACGTATGCGATGGACTTTGAATGGATGAACAAGAACTTGTTCTACAATCAATACTCGCGAACAAGCAGCTATTTTCAAAATACCGATTATCAAGCGAAGTCACTTCCCGACGAACAAGAACTGAAAATTTTAGCCCCCTTTAAAGGCAAAGTACCCGACAGAATCTTTACTGACGTGTACGTACCTCCTTCTACCGATGGCAGCGGGCGAATTCGCGCACAAATGCGTACCGCTTTCAAATTGCTCAAATCCGCAGGTTGGGAGCTGAAGAACAAAGTCATGACGAATGTAGAAACGGGTGAAACCATGACGTTCGAACTTCTTATCTATAGCCCCAGTACCGAGCGACTTTCTATCCCTATTCAGAAAAACCTGAAACAAATGGGGATTGAAATGAAAATTCGTACTATTGACACCACGCAATATTTGAAACGTTACCGCGACAGAGATTACGACATGGTGTTCGCACAAATCTCTTCAGGAAATTATCCCAATCCTAATACCCAATTGGTATGGCACAGTAAGTTCCTAGAAAGCACCTATAACCGCCCAGGCTTGATTGATTCCACTATTGATAGCCTGACTGAAGCTATTGCAGACAATCAAGACAATCCTAATAAGCTCATTTATTTAGGGCGAGCACTCGATCGGGTTTTGCAATGGAACTTTCTTGCCATTCCGACTTGGCACATTGGTATTTTCCGCGTGGCTTCTTGGGACAAATTTGACCGACCTGCAACGCGACCTGCGTATGACTTAGGGCTGGATACTTGGTGGATCA